In Nilaparvata lugens isolate BPH chromosome 5, ASM1435652v1, whole genome shotgun sequence, the following proteins share a genomic window:
- the LOC120351549 gene encoding craniofacial development protein 2-like: MNASKVKYSGGKTFPHSDLRGGKLEKSHHNEQRIGTWNVRTLLQSGKLENLLMEMERMELDVLGVAEMRWPQPGDFWSGNYRIIHSGTADDRPGYGGVGIVLNKKLGNRVKGFVQYNERLISVRIETKPRDTVIVQVYMPTTDEEDEAVEKCYEDINELIGKLKSEENLIVLGDWNATVGEGAEGNTVGKYGLGQRNARGEKLIEFCSQYKLVVTNTIFQHHPRRRYTWKAPGDVRRAQIDYILVRERYKNQVKNSRSYPGADVNSDHNLVMMHCELKFKALKMRKSKQWDMTRLKDDLTQTKHVEKTNRTMEETEKQMGVEQEWNKIKKSIELSAEEVLGRKKQENRKEWISQDIVEMINERQKYKNSQDEEGLRKYRSLRNKIIRKAKQDKEEYLREICKNINNCMKTGQMDIAYREVKRFFETRKVRIMSIVDKNGELKYDSESIAKRWKEYLEQLYCGEDNENLHLESEDHRSIKVIIKGVCLGLVF; encoded by the coding sequence ATGAATGCTTCAAAAGTTAAATATTCCGGAGGTAAAACATTCCCCCACTCGGATCTCCGGGGGGGAAAGCTCGAGAAGTCACATCACAATGAACAACGAATTGGTACATGGAATGTGAGAACATTACTTCAGAGTGGAAAACTGGAAAACTTACTCATGGAAATGGAAAGAATGGAATTAGACGTGTTAGGCGTGGCAGAGATGAGGTGGCCCCAGCCTGGAGATTTCTGGAGTGGAAATTATAGGATAATTCATTCAGGCACAGCAGACGATCGGCCTGGCTATGGTGGGGTAGGCATAGTACTGAATAAAAAACTTGGAAATAGGGTAAAGGGATTTGTGCAATATAATGAACGATTGATCTCAGTACGGATTGAAACCAAACCAAGGGATACTGTGATAGTGCAGGTGTACATGCCAACAACTGATGAAGAAGACGAGGCTGTTGAGAAATGCTATGAGGACATAAACGAGTTGATTGGGAAACTGAAGAGTGAAGAAAATCTTATTGTACTTGGAGACTGGAATGCAACAGTTGGAGAAGGAGCTGAAGGAAACACAGTTGGGAAGTATGGTTTGGGACAAAGGAATGCAAGAGGAGAAAAACTGATAGAATTCTGTTCACAGTATAAGTTAGTGGTGACAAACACAATATTCCAGCACCATCCAAGGAGGAGATATACCTGGAAAGCCCCTGGGGATGTAAGAAGAGCTCAAATAGACTATATATTGGTGAGAGAAAGGTACAAAAACCAAGTAAAAAACAGTAGAAGTTACCCAGGAGCAGACGTTAACAGTGACCACAATCTTGTTATGATGCACTGTGAACTGAAATTCAAAGCTCTGAAGATGAGAAAAAGCAAACAATGGGATATGACCAGACTTAAAGATGATCTCACTCAAACGAAACACGTGGAGAAAACAAACAGGACCATGGAAGAAACAGAAAAGCAGATGGGAGTGGAGCAGGAATGGAACAAAATAAAGAAGAGTATCGAACTTTCGGCAGAAGAGGTATTAGGAAGGAAAAAGCAGGAGAACAGAAAGGAATGGATAAGCCAAGATATTGTTGAAATGATTAATGAAAGACAAAAGTACAAGAATTCTCAAGATGAAGAAGGATTAAGGAAATACAGGAGTCTGAGGAACAAGATTATTCGAAAGGCAAAGCAAGACAAAGaagaatatttaagagaaatttGCAAGAACATAAACAATTGCATGAAAACAGGGCAGATGGATATAGCTTACAGAGAGGTAAAAAGATTCTTTGAAACAAGGAAAGTGAGAATAATGAGTATTGTAGACAAAAATGGAGAATTAAAGTATGATTCAGAGAGTATAGCAAAACGTTGGAAAGAATATCTGGAGCAGCTGTACTGTGGAGAGGACAATGAGAATCTGCACTTGGAAAGTGAAGACCACAGAAGTATCAAAGTAATTATCAAAGGTGTTTGCTTAGGActagttttttaa
- the LOC111054903 gene encoding islet cell autoantigen 1 encodes MNGPKPAWSYSGSGKNVSHWEEQNRNNSTVSKMQHKYWLTKQTVFEKLGKKEDECIVAADAELDAKLELFRSIQDNCLQLQHIIDRYEKSICTLAQEENAMGRFLKDAGKHDKTRAGKMMNAVGKSMSYSGQQRLALRTPLHRLNQEVETFRNRAIVDTLMNVKAMEETRRDYRATLNWMKNVSTELDPDTDKQLEKFRKVQEHVKRSRSSFERQKLDCLQKVDLLAAARCNMFSHALILYQQMLLQFTEKSVEAFTTVANSFKGNQKYDFCVVKELAELKPEEIEVEQTNVAEEDDDKLLEFDEDDCSKTGDLLSKGDSEVGSKAEIESDARQTVGENGKVSHNSTLLADLISCSNTNNDFLLPSQLLMQQTTDFESFKDSSKSVMDSQAGLANQGEKSPWWNLFSELDPLANPDAVGKSKSEADRNC; translated from the exons ATGAATGGGCCAAAACCAGCATG GTCTTATTCTGGCAGTGGAAAGAATGTGAGCCATTGGGAAGAGCAGAATAGAAATAATTCGACCGTTTCCAAGATGCAGCACAAGTATTGGCTAACAAAGCAAACAGTTTTTGAGAAGCTGGGCAAGAAAGAagatgaatgcattgttgccGCCGATGCTGAGTTGGATGCTAAGCTTGAACTGTTCCGATCCATACAAGACAACTGCTTACAACTCCAACACATCATTGACAGATATGAAAAGTCTATATGCA CTCTTGCCCAAGAGGAGAATGCAATGGGGAGATTCTTGAAAGATGCTGGTAAACATGATAAGACACGAGCGGGGAAAATGATGAATGCTGTTGGAAAGTCAATGTCTTACTCTGGTCAGCAGAGGCTGGCTTTGAGAACGCCACTTCATCGATTAAACCAG GAAGTGGAAACATTTAGAAACCGAGCTATCGTTGATACACTGATGAACGTTAAAGCCATGGAAGAAACTAGACGAGATTACAGGGCGACTCTGAACTGGATGAAAAATGTGTCGACTGAATTGGATCCAGATACCGACAAACAGCTAGAAAAGTTCCGAAAG GTACAAGAACACGTCAAACGAAGTAGATCTAGTTTTGAAAGACAAAAACTGGATTGTTTGCAAAAAGTTGATCTTCTTGCTGCAGCTCGATGCAATATGTTCTCACATGCTCTAATTCTATATCAGCAAATGCTCTTGCAATTCACCGAAAAGTCTGTTGAAGCATTTACTACAGTTGCGAATAGTTTTAAAG GTAATCAAAAGTACGATTTCTGTGTGGTTAAAGAGTTAGCTGAATTGAAACCAGAGGAAATAGAAGTTGAACAAACTAATGTTGCCGAAGAGGACGATGACAA ATTATTGGAATTTGATGAAGATGACTGTAGTAAAACAGGCGACCTATTAAGTAAAGGTGATTCAGAGGTTGGGAGCAAAGCAGAGATAGAAAGCGATGCAAGGCAAACAGTTGGCGAGAATGGAAAAGTGTCCCATAATTCAACTCTGCTAGCTGATCTGATAAGCTGCAGCAATACGAACAATGACTTCTTGCTTCCATCTCAACTACTCATGCAGCAAACTACCGACTTTGAAAGCTTCAAAG ATTCATCGAAATCCGTGATGGATAGTCAAGCTGGTCTAGCTAACCAG GGTGAAAAATCACCTTGGTGGAATCTTTTCTCGGAACTGGATCCATTGGCCAATCCAGACGCAGTTGGAAAATCCAAATCGGAAGCTGATCGCAACTGCTAA
- the LOC120351550 gene encoding uncharacterized protein LOC120351550 — translation MTVSLTMDRSPTRHATVDPASVAKSPSNVTEDPLLFPADRDSPQHPAAAPLLARERTASPADDERVIDHQPGEEHATVTHTHPPPTRIAVMDGVTNTALAAVDDQVTNADPAAFSHQVTNTAPAAVSHQVTNTDPAAVNQPVTNTAPAAVSHQVTNTALAAVTDKVTNTAAPVVNNHITSPPPSQAPNLAVIQIDGQTLPRIPVILAGKQLHALLDSAATHNLVRAAHLDHGTRIQPLKLPVLLANRPTSCEMAIQGHLELQIQQHIQNIPFLGLPDLCKDIILGRPWFRENKAVLDFEQDRLIYGKTQRDTIFWIAQPPVSVEMDTHLVDKLLEDTPSDQHRQLTVLLQQHAKLFMEQMPPSITTAATMTIQLNSSEIRSQRPYRYSREKLQIIESEVAALKERNLVEASDSPYNSPIVVVPKKDGTSRFCMITDG, via the exons ATGACCGTCTCACTCACAATGGATCGATCGCCTACCCGTCACGCCACCGTAGACCCTGCTAGCGTCGCTAAGTCTCCTTCCAATGTCACCGAAGACCCCTTGCTCTTCCCGGCTGACAGAGACTCTCCACAGCACCCAGCAGCCGCGCCTCTACTGGCCCGCGAGAGGACAGCATCACCAGCCGACGATGAGCGCGTCATCGACCACCAGCCTGGGGAGGAACATGCAACTGTGACCCACACGCACCCGCCACCTACCAGGATCGCTGTCATGGACggagtcaccaacactgccctcgCCGCAGTCGACGACCAG gtcaccaacgcTGACCCAGCCGCattcagccaccaggtcaccaacactgccccagccgcagtcagccaccaggtcaccaacactgaccCAGCCGCCGTCAACCAgccggtcaccaacactgccccagccgcagtcagccaccaggtcaccaacactgccctggCCGCAGTCACCgacaaggtcaccaacactgccgccCCAGTAGTCAACAACCACATCACCAGCCCTCCGCCCAGCCAAGCACCGAACCTAGCCGTGATCCAGATAGACGGACAGACTCTACCCCGGATCCCTGTCATCCTCGCGGGTAAACAACTACACGCTCTACTCGATTCAGCCGCAACGCACAACTTAGTGAGAGCTGCCCACCTCGACCACGGTACACGGATCCAACCGCTGAAGCTACCTGTACTGCTGGCCAACCGTCCCACTAGCTGCGAAATGGCCATACAAGGACATCTGGAACTCCAGATCCAAcagcacattcaaaatattcccttCCTAGGTCTACCTGACCTATGCAAAGACATCATCTTgggacgaccatggtttcgggaGAATAAGGCAGTGCTTGACTTTGAGCAAGACAGGCTAATATACGGCAAGACGCAGCGAGATACGATCTTCTGGATAGCGCAACCACCAGTCTCAGTAGAGATGGACACTCACCTGGTTGACAAGTTACTAGAAGACACGCCCAGCGACCAGCACCGACAGTTAACAGTATTACTGCAACAACATGCAAAATTGTTCATGGAGCAGATGCCACCCTCCATCACCACGGCCGCCACCATGACAATTCAACTCAACAGCTCAGAAATACGCAGCCAGCGGCCTTACCGATACTCACgggagaaactgcaaattattgAGTCCGAAGTTGCCGCCCTCAAGGAACGCAACCTGGTAGAAGCCAGTGATTCGCCTTACAACTCTCCAATCGTCGTTGTCCCCAAGAAGGACGGCACATCACGGTTCTGCATGATTACTGATGGCTGA
- the LOC111054904 gene encoding folliculin, with translation MSAVIALCHFCDQHGPSVLINTRVQYGTDSSRETNSALTTSTATCCACEMNSQFVSIDEKTQANYISCRMPYHLPKLSSWLQHVCVRSLSCEVNPCLFSERENCCLSLSFSVRDAMARGFHRWFSIVITMRDLALLSGLSQFLHQFVNSVIKTIQERALQVYNLEKPFRFNNPPQSRSLSSLTRCNYIFAQVHTWFTWLLRAQSRYFSECIPRSPYYHAHPDIALDGDIRSLQSFLGPDSFKRVILGLLEGKQIILRGDNLTAVESAIKTLKTLVPEKCCKDTMNADEYVEPEICNLLGVGTQVAVPQPTVGIIRVDILQGNCHLRTLEPETSRYPTYANKLLKAVENQTLNNKVLNYHLTALKKEWTNISKLINRVPAENSSALLLALGVQDQDKQLIKYWSTSLQ, from the exons ATGAGTGCCGTCATAGCGCTATGTCATTTCTGTGATCAGCATGGGCCAAGCGTGCTTATTAATACTCGAGTTCAATATGGAACTGACTCAAGCAGAGAAACTAACTCGGCTTTAACCACCAGCACAGCAACATGTTGT gCATGTGAAATGAACTCACAGTTCGTGAGTATTGATGAAAAGACTCAAGCAAATTATATTAGCTGTCGTATGCCCTACCACCTTCCAAAACTATCGTCCTGGCTTCAACATGTTTGCGTACGAAGTTTAAGTTGCGAG GTGAATCCGTGTCTATTCAGTGAGCGAGAAAACTGCTGCCTCTCACTCTCGTTCTCAGTCAGAGATGCCATGGCCAGAGGATTTCACAGATGGTTCAGTATTGTCATAACTATGCGAGATTTGGCGCTACTCTCCGGCTTGTCGCAGTTTCTGCATCAATTTGTAAACTCTGTCATAAAGACAATTCAAGAAAGAGCACTGCAG GTATACAACCTCGAAAAGCCTTTCAGATTCAATAATCCTCCTCAGTCAAGATCTCTGAGTAGTCTAACACGCTGTAATTATATCTTCGCACA AGTGCACACTTGGTTCACATGGTTATTGAGAGCTCAATCGAGATATTTCTCTGAATGCATTCCTCGATCTCCATACTATCACGCTCATCCAGATATTGCATTAG ATGGAGATATAAGGTCGCTGCAGTCATTCCTAGGACCAGATTCTTTCAAGAGAGTAATACTCGGCTTGTTAGAAGgaaaacaaattattttgaGGGGTGACAATTTGACTGCTGTTGAGTCAGCCATTAAAACTTTAAAG ACTCTAGTACCTGAGAAATGTTGCAAGGATACAATGAATGCCGACGAATATGTGGAGCCCGAGATTTGCAATTTGCTAGGCGTTGGGACGCAGGTAGCAGTGCCGCAACCCACTGTAGGCATTATAAGGGTGGACATACTCCAAGGAAATTGCCATCTGAGAACTTTGGAACCGGAAACCTCTCGTT ACCCAACCTATGCGAATAAATTACTGAAAGCCGTAGAAAATCAGACGCTGAACAATAAAGTTCTGAACTATCACCTCACAGCGTTGAAAAAAGAATGGACCAA CATTTCTAAGCTCATCAACAGAGTTCCAGCTGAAAACTCTTCTGCTCTTCTACTTGCATTGGGAGTTCAAGATCAAGACAAACAGTTAATCAAATATTggtctacaagtttacaataa